One Ranitomeya variabilis isolate aRanVar5 chromosome 4, aRanVar5.hap1, whole genome shotgun sequence genomic window, gagaggggatccgcccacgaaggacaggaaacctatagataaaaaggcggtacctctctcccgcatcagttggtttcctgtccttgatgggagacctatagAAGTCCTTACCTACAGAGGATGAACGTTGTGGGAGTCCGGGGCCAATCGATCcgattcaggcagcgggggtccccctgcctcagcaggtgtggtgacccgaggcgccaccgctggggctagtaggcCTCTAGGGTGCACGAGGAgaggtggcatggagttcgcggcgACCTCTCCAGGTAAGAAACCGCAGCAGCATccaaggggggtccctctgtggatgGGGGGGCGCAGCGTGTGTCTCCCTCCGGAGCGTCAGTCTGCCGGCTGAGAGACCCAGGGGTTCCAGGATTCAGCATACCCGCGCGCGATGCGCGTCGCCATTTTGGGGGCGGAGTTTCCGTCTGCGCGTGCGCTGGATTAGGGCTCATTTCTTCATTTCTCGCGCTGTAATGACAGGGATTGGCCACTGCGCATGCGTGGGATCAGGCGCGCGGCCTCGCGAGTGCGagcagcgctactgcgcatgcgcaagtttGAATAGGTGGTGGGAATCACTGCTATAAAGGGGGAAATGTAACCCAGGTCGGCGCTTCCATGGAGCTTAACCGGCATTCCCCCAACATGAGTGACCTAGGAGCATCACccctgtctagatcgctgcagcaaaAGCGACGGCCGCAAAAAGGACACCCTGATGTAACCGGTAAAGGACGCTCAGGGTCTCTGCATAGCAAGGAGTCCTGTACAAGGGATAAGCTAACGACTGACGCTAatcatccccaaccggtatttgtGTCCATAAGGTGGTAAGTAATCTTGGTGAAAGTCAGTGATAGTATGGATATATATATAGTTGTCTCTTCTTACTTtaggggaagaaaagcttaggCAAATCTAAGCATAGGATTTGCGCCctttgtagagaagatcttccttCTATTTGGGAGAAGAGGCTTTGTAGCGTGTGTGTACAACAGACAGTATCCGAAGGGCTTCCCGGGTTCGCAGCAGACCTCAAAACCCTGATAAAAAATCAGGTGGAAGACACTTTTAGATCTCTAAAAGGGGGTAAAAAGCGAAGGAAGACTAGACACAGCTCTCCATCTCCTAAGTccagtgtaaggctacgttcacatttgcgttgtgcgccgcagcgtccgcgacgcaacgcacaacgcaaatgtgaacgcatgcacaacgcagcgttttttgacacatgcgtccacttttgcatggttttgggcgcagaaaaaactgcaacttgctgcgtcctctgcgccctcacgcatgcaccacagcgacgcatgcatcacaaaacgcaaatgcaacgcatgtccatgtgcccccatgttaaatataggggtgcatgacgcatgcggcgacgctgcggcgcccgacgctgcggcgcagaacgctaatgtgaacgtagccttacagatagTGAAGATGTGGGCTCGGATACATCTaactcctcctcttcatcatcatcatcatcatcttcttcctctAGGGGTCACAGCTGTTTTCCTCTGGAAGACACGGACAGCCTCATTAAAGCGGTTAGGAGTACTATGGAGCTGGCGGACCCTCACCCTAAAAGATCAGTACAGGACATTCTGTTCGGGGGCCTTGTGCAAAAAAAGAGGAGAGCCTTTCCTCTTAACGAGAGAATATCAGCATTGATTAAAAGAGTGGAAAAAGCACTCGTCTATGTGACAACCATCTTGAACatcgagacaatgttatcccttccgcagccTCCTTTGATTCCTCTTCTGTGACCACCATCTcaccatctcctcctgcaggctattcaaagtctgctccagcatataaatgaccGAAATAGTGAGGCTGATGACTGCGTCGTcatcgctaaccatcttagtagccatttcaaaactgtgcagaagggtgtagaggtccttaatctgtgcccactctgtaaacgtaccgcgttggcccaggctatacgacatgacatactgtcagggctcattgctgctgccacagtcgctgcaacacgtgcacattgcatatcaacctgttaactgacatggacaaagacctctgtatcgatgtaagtcggtgagcagaggggtgcgaatggtggaaatgagcacacagcttacgtcctttctggagcaggtcacccaggccaggatagtggctgagaaaatgctgcaccaccaggttgaggacgtgagccatgcaaggcacgtgtgtgggcTTGCCCTGGAATAGAACCACCTCCAGGTTCACACcattatcggacatggccttccctggatgcaggttcagctgaGATAGCTATTGATTaaattcagcctggagagctgtccacaactcttcagctgtatgactgcgatctccaaagcaCATCAATTTTTAGACTGCCTGAATGGGGTGAGCCcaggctgcgcagtacggaggtggttgGGGTTCACTATGCACTGTAGGAACACAagtgaaggcagaggttgagggggcagttggaggccctagaggagatagaggaggcagaagcagtgaaggaagtgtTAAATCTAGAGGCTTGGCctgcaagccctggggattccaagagttgtgcagcagtacctgtccccacagccaccagagtcacccagtgcccagtcagcgagatgtagcgCCATTGgctatgcttactcgtccaagtgtctggtgaaatgcaccctggcagacattttgtcaaggaacaggtgatgttgtctgctacatgctgatttagcgcaggcacagcttatttttagaaaaataatggcgactgggtaattggtactcaGGGACTGAGaaagccatcagctttcggaaacagtcggtatccaccaggcggaaaggcagcatttctgtggccaacaaattGTAGATGGTAGAGTTcagcctcttagctttgtcatgtgtaggaggaaacagtcTTTTCCGTTACCACAACTGGGGAACTGTGGGCTCgctgcagtgctgtgagagggtggagtatggtgaacCGCACCAAcagctggaccgtgagagaggtgcaggcggagatgttactgtggattgagaaacttgtggtgtaatTGTTttttctgagatcggtcaaaaacagcaggcatgtccacttcgttACAGCTGAAGGCGGCCTTTCAGTCAGCGTGACTCGattgggtaaagaacccgaggttctacagtcaaagacctgcgtctcaatagttggcacggtaacagaggaggaggaagcagcagatgcgattgatggggcggctgatggtggttgatgtccgccagtctgcatttttgcgcagtgggattcccgAACTAAAGCATGTTgtttgtgcatgtgaaggttcatacacttagtagtcaaattattgcagtttttaccgactttttttttttttttctttttgcaaagttggcagattacatgagttggctcatcctttgcagtgtcaaaaaaggcccaggctaagcaacccttgccaccactgcgagctgcagacccgcggacactgctggtcagaggcacagttgtggctgaagaTGTATTGCTCgctgtggctgcatcactacgtgtctgcgacgGACAGGGCAACGtaacctcgtcttcctcctcagatgacctattcagctgtgtgcctctatgttcatgccaacagggatctaacacctcattatCATCCTCTGTGCTATCACATTCCTGGCCATTGGAAtcactcctcttcttgccctgacagcacagtacagtccaagtgagcctcagatatctgagtctcatcaggatcgccACCCCCAGGGGTTATTGTATGTTGACGATGGTCAGGATGCTGTTGGGACTGTACTTCTTTGTGCTCCTGATCCAAGCTAAagaaattttgggcatcggtgcagatttcctcatcttgactctgcaaagcttttgagtacacttctgatgaacatggcatagaatgtgtgaacagctcttcagaatcaccCATCTCTGGTTCCGTGCAGTCAGTTGAACGTTTGGATATTTGGGAcgcggggggaagcaaggggaatttgggtgccacatctgtggactgtactgggtgtgatgttgaggtgaaggaagaggaggaaaggcaacttgaagctgcacttgccatccactcaagtacatgctctttctgggcatcatcgacaaggcgtaccgctgtgcggctgccaaagaaaggtagtggtatagcctgtccagtaacataagttgtcagttatctttgcataggacgtgacgttgcttcactagtgctttcaccaacattaccaccgaccccacgtacaccttgaacaccaagcctaattccccttcccccacggccttgctttttcccagtcatgttgctcagatagtgtaggAGCACAGtagggtaggagcacagtattaacaaccaaaaattagattttaaactctgcaccaccactgcaaacagctgaatttcagcgacagtaaattcaaagttagaatatggggtgctgtatcatgttagtctcagaaaaaagattttttctttGGACCAAGGATCAGCTTTTTAAACTGAGGTccgttactgtatgatgttaatagcAGAAGTATTTTTTTGGACCAAGGATCAGgccacacactagatgctacaaacacactagatgctacaaactatttttaaactCGGGtctcttactgtatgatgttaataacagaagtatttgtttgtggcctatgtatcaggcttctataacacactagatgttacaaactatttttcaagtcacaATCTGGAtggctgaatgaaagatgcaagagtctgtctggatcccagaaactcactcagcttttacacacacacactgattacaagcaaacaggtcacaggtgaggatgttacctttagtagccattcaaacccatttgtgtcaacttttgtgcatgttatcaggccaaaatcaccagggtatgtgaacttttgagaaGGGTcagttggatgttttgggttgtcattatcatttaaaaagaggaaacagtagtttgacaataaatggcacccaaccactaaccacgagtggagaaaaagttttggtgttatcattcatattttttgaagaaagccaagaaagcaaaaattctgccggggtatgaaaaacttttgagcacaactgtatataatttGTATAACCAAAATGTAAAAATCTCTCAATTTTATTTTTGCTAGGTGATCACATAAGAAGCTCAAAAAAACATGTGATATCTAAAGATTTTACAGGCGATGATcatgatgtcacacaaaatacacatGAACAGCAAGTCATTATCCCATCTATAACCTCTGCCCCTCACACAACATATGAATTATCTTACCCTGTCCAACTGGTCTTCATTCCCGATTCATTACAGACTGTTAACCAGATAAAAAATGAAAGTAAGGATGTTGACCATCAAAGAATTCAAGTGGGAGAAACTTCATATTCATTTTCTCAAAATCAGAAATGCGTTCCAAAGACAAGTTACACAGTGGAGAAGTCATACtcctgttccgaatgtgggaaatgttttaaacagaaatcagatCTAGTTaaccatgagagaattcacacaggggagaagccatatttatgTTTAGAATGTAACAGATCTTTCAACCAGAAAACACATCTTAACAGacaccagaaaattcacacaggggagaagccatattcatgctttAAATGTGAGATGCGTTTTACTCAGAAATCAAATATGGCTCAGCATCTGAAAGTTCACAAAGAGAAGTAACCAATCTCTTTCTAGTACACATTTgtcttagggctccttttcacttgcgagaaatacgtgcgagtctctcaggttaaaaccaagctctggcgccggcactccagagcggagcgtgcggctgcatagcaatacatggagctgcacgctccgctcccaagtgccggcgccagagcttggttttaacatgcgagactcgcacgtatttttcgcaagtgaaaaggagcccttattggcaaaaaaaaaagccctcacatggccatattgatggaaaaataaagttatggctctgggaaaagaggagcaaaaaatgaaaatgcaaaaacaaaattacctttggtcattaaggggttaaataattaaaaattgttTGCAATTACCAATTAAAGTCGTTATTCCAAATTACAAATATCACTGAGAAAACACACCTACACATAAGCCAGGTATATAGAATTGTAAACATTTTTGGCTATAATTGCATTTCAAACTTCTTTTTGCAAATCATTaataaatgttgttggaaaaactTTGGGCTGTCTTATTATTTTCATGCATACCTCAGGGCTACAGGCTCTGGAAAATCGAATTGCCTTAGAAAGAAAATCTGTTGTTACAGTCAAAAAGGTGTGACATGAACTGTACCATACTTCCGCTCCCAGTGTTTTCCCGCGCAGAAACCTTGCACTACATAAGTACCCACTGACTCGTAGGTAGCGGCACATAAGGAATGTGAAGCCTATGCCCATGGAAGGGCGGAACACTGGGGAGGAACGATGGGAGACAGAATATGCAGGCACATGCCTATACCCATGGAAGCTCGGAACACTGGGGAGGAACGAAGGGAACAGAATATGCAGGCACATGCCTATGCCCATGGAAGCTCGAAACACTGGGGAGGAAAGACGGGAGACAAAATATGCAGGCACATGCGTATGCCCATGGAAGCTCGGGACACTGGGGAGGAACGACGGGAGACAGAATATGCAGGCACATGCCTGTGCCCATGGAAGGGCAGAACACTTGGGAAATACGGTATATACATAGTAATGAAGTTGGAAGGCAGTGTTATATTCTGGACAGCGTCCTCCCCATAGGCTAGAAGAAATCATCTACATGAAGCAATAAAAGATGATGTATCAACATTAAGGCATCTGATACGAGACtgacagcagtctataacctgtatgcccaaatTAATAGCTTAGATAGGTGAaatgtgacagattcactttaagaacTTGCctatcttttcatttttttcattgtcACATTCCAAATACCATAGTATTTATATTTTTTGTCTACATAGCTGTGTGTTTGTTTTTTCAGTTGTATTTGTGTACATATACagttgtggacaaaagtattgacacccctgcaattctgttagataatactcagcttcttcctgataatgattgcaatcacaaattctttggcattatcttcatttcatttgtcttaaat contains:
- the LOC143766188 gene encoding gastrula zinc finger protein XlCGF66.1-like, giving the protein MAMDRDKMLERILHLTLEILFQLTGEDYTVVKKTSSERCQAPVSEGWGRPLSPILGPPPHPMKHKDINDQKILELTYKMIELLNGEVPIRCQDVAVYFSMEEWEYLEEHKDLYKDVMMEVPQPLTSPGDHIRSSKKHVISKDFTGDDHDVTQNTHEQQVIIPSITSAPHTTYELSYPVQLVFIPDSLQTVNQIKNESKDVDHQRIQVGETSYSFSQNQKCVPKTSYTVEKSYSCSECGKCFKQKSDLVNHERIHTGEKPYLCLECNRSFNQKTHLNRHQKIHTGEKPYSCFKCEMRFTQKSNMAQHLKVHKEK